A window from Chitinophaga filiformis encodes these proteins:
- a CDS encoding SDR family NAD(P)-dependent oxidoreductase has product MAIVLITGATSGFGEACAKKFAANGYDLIITGRRQERLTTLQEQLQQEHKIAVLPLCFDVRDQQAVNTILGNIPDKWKAVSILVNNAGLALGMSSIEDGDVSDWDTMIDTNVKGLLYVSRVVIPWLKEQGKGHIINLGSTAAKQVYAKGHVYCATKAAVDSISQGMRIDLLPYRIKVTAVHPGAAATEFSEVRFKGDKEKADSIYKGFQPLTGEDVADTIYYCATLPPHVCINDLVMTCVQQANAYYFDKE; this is encoded by the coding sequence ATGGCAATAGTTTTAATTACCGGAGCTACCTCTGGCTTCGGTGAAGCATGCGCAAAGAAGTTCGCAGCGAATGGATATGATCTAATTATCACCGGAAGAAGACAGGAAAGACTAACAACATTACAGGAACAGTTGCAGCAGGAACATAAGATTGCCGTACTCCCTCTTTGTTTTGATGTAAGAGATCAGCAGGCTGTCAATACCATATTGGGCAATATACCCGATAAATGGAAGGCTGTCAGCATCCTTGTCAATAACGCCGGACTGGCGCTCGGCATGAGTAGCATCGAAGACGGCGACGTGTCTGACTGGGACACCATGATCGATACCAACGTAAAAGGCCTGCTTTATGTGTCCAGGGTGGTGATACCCTGGCTCAAGGAACAGGGAAAAGGACATATCATTAACCTGGGCTCTACTGCCGCCAAACAGGTTTATGCAAAAGGACATGTATACTGTGCTACCAAAGCCGCGGTGGATTCCATCTCTCAGGGTATGCGTATAGACCTGCTTCCCTACCGTATCAAGGTGACGGCGGTACATCCCGGAGCAGCAGCTACCGAGTTTTCAGAAGTACGTTTTAAAGGCGATAAGGAAAAGGCCGACAGCATCTATAAAGGCTTCCAGCCACTCACAGGTGAGGATGTAGCAGATACTATTTACTATTGCGCTACCCTGCCCCCACATGTATGCATCAACGATCTGGTGATGACCTGTGTACAACAGGCCAACGCTTATTACTTTGATAAAGAATAA
- a CDS encoding sialidase family protein, translating into MAIRQWMILLAVCTVACNSRKEKMQVLSQPAQDASCPYLTTTTDGKTVISWVEAAPGADTGTLYYAVSADKGNTFSIPQRVPTANGILPHAENMPKMVFKPDGEIIAIYGVEQNDARNKYAGRVFYTRSLNGGKSWLPAQALVTDTGSYDQRYFDIALLPDGEAAAIWLDNRKDIDAEGSSLYFAVTAGHDGFKQEKALAETVCQCCRTDLYTDGDGGIHIAFRDIINDSIRDMVHMVSTDRGASFSTMNRISADNWVVRGCPHTGPAMVKNKDGMHFTWFTMGGGEGVYYCQSADNGQTYTHKQKVSSLPLAKHPQITALADDKIMLVWDEPVKVKNTFNSRVGFQLRDRAGKVLDTGLLTPDSVYACYPVIKGLDDHTVLVAYTQREGALQQVRCKLLHE; encoded by the coding sequence ATGGCGATCAGACAATGGATGATATTACTGGCAGTTTGCACAGTAGCATGTAACAGCAGGAAGGAAAAAATGCAGGTGCTGTCTCAGCCGGCGCAGGACGCTTCCTGTCCGTACCTGACCACTACTACAGATGGTAAAACGGTGATCAGCTGGGTGGAAGCAGCTCCGGGCGCTGATACAGGTACCTTGTATTATGCGGTATCTGCTGATAAAGGCAATACATTTTCCATACCGCAACGGGTGCCTACCGCCAATGGCATATTGCCGCATGCAGAGAACATGCCTAAGATGGTATTCAAACCCGATGGAGAGATCATTGCTATCTATGGTGTAGAGCAGAATGATGCCCGTAACAAATATGCAGGAAGGGTATTTTATACACGGTCCCTGAACGGAGGAAAAAGCTGGTTGCCTGCCCAGGCCCTGGTAACAGATACAGGTAGTTATGATCAGCGGTATTTTGATATCGCGCTGTTGCCTGATGGCGAAGCAGCCGCTATCTGGCTGGACAACAGGAAGGACATAGATGCGGAAGGCTCTTCCCTTTATTTTGCCGTTACAGCCGGCCATGACGGTTTTAAACAGGAAAAGGCATTAGCGGAAACTGTTTGCCAATGTTGCAGAACAGATCTCTATACAGACGGAGACGGCGGTATTCATATCGCTTTCAGAGATATTATCAATGACTCGATCCGCGATATGGTGCATATGGTATCCACTGACAGAGGCGCCTCTTTCTCGACAATGAACAGGATCAGTGCAGATAACTGGGTGGTGAGAGGTTGCCCGCATACCGGCCCGGCCATGGTGAAGAACAAAGACGGTATGCATTTTACCTGGTTTACGATGGGTGGAGGAGAAGGCGTTTATTATTGCCAGTCGGCAGATAACGGTCAGACCTATACCCATAAGCAGAAAGTGAGTTCGCTGCCATTGGCAAAACATCCGCAGATCACGGCGCTGGCTGATGATAAGATCATGCTGGTATGGGATGAGCCGGTAAAGGTGAAAAATACGTTTAACAGCCGCGTAGGTTTTCAGCTGAGGGATAGAGCAGGGAAAGTACTGGATACAGGCCTGCTGACGCCCGATTCTGTTTATGCGTGCTATCCGGTGATAAAGGGATTGGATGATCATACTGTGCTGGTGGCGTATACGCAGCGGGAAGGAGCGTTACAGCAGGTACGATGTAAGCTGTTGCATGAATAA
- a CDS encoding TonB-dependent receptor yields MKYLLLIITGVLFFVQSRAQMQGRVIDAQTGEVLPGVSVQLLHTDKGCQTDAAGRFVMHGNKAEDSIKVSFVGYKSQKLAVKTQEAFIVSLMPDIASLNEIIVTTSRDKQSRTDAPVAISTISTQEMRDTKATSLEQLLNKVSGVYMVDLGNEQHTMAIRQPIGYKSLFLYLEDGIPIRTIGDFNHNALIEINMAALRNIEVVRGPASSLYGSEAVGGAVNFITAGPSLKPTARIQAEISDRGYKRTDFSASSTFNKVGITFGGYYADQRNGYMDHSDFHKLAFTFRVDYQLNERTKWINAATLTDYYTDQVGGLDSAHFYGKDYRNFQTFSYRKVNAFRYRSTLEHSWSSTDRTTVTAFFRNNSIGQNPFYAIKNNMQNPLKATGEINDDSFNSYGLIIQHKKQFPWQHASLIAGVSADYSPAAYYSEFIDITRDAAGYYTGYTKRDSLLTDYNVGLLNTAAYAQFDMELLRGVKLVAALRYDRMDYDFDNHLTPSAFTGAPDERNNFNALTPKVGLTYDFGKNRGMYANYSVGFAPPNISELYRGVKVPVLEPATYRNYEAGGWFGFANDKGYVDVGVYNMQGTNEIISVKLDDGSYENRNTGRTTHRGIEWNVRYTPIRSLWIRCSGQYAEHFFNDYVEKGVSYDHNQMSGAPKVITNTEITWKPAFLRGFRLGGEWQHVSRYYMDPQNTRYYGGYDLLNFRTGYNWKQFECWLNCRNAADVIYATTAEKTAYSTTYRPGPKRTFNIGVAYTFNGKN; encoded by the coding sequence ATGAAATATTTATTACTGATAATAACAGGAGTATTGTTTTTTGTACAGTCACGTGCGCAGATGCAGGGCCGCGTGATTGACGCGCAGACAGGAGAAGTATTGCCTGGTGTAAGCGTGCAGCTGTTACACACAGACAAAGGTTGTCAGACAGACGCAGCCGGCCGTTTTGTGATGCATGGCAATAAAGCAGAAGATTCCATCAAAGTGTCTTTTGTGGGCTATAAGTCACAAAAGCTGGCAGTTAAGACACAGGAAGCCTTCATTGTTTCGCTGATGCCAGACATCGCCAGCCTGAATGAAATAATAGTGACTACCAGCAGGGACAAACAATCCCGTACAGATGCACCCGTAGCCATCAGCACCATTTCAACACAGGAGATGAGGGATACCAAAGCAACTTCCCTCGAGCAATTGCTGAACAAGGTCAGTGGTGTGTATATGGTCGACCTGGGAAATGAACAGCATACTATGGCTATCAGGCAACCCATCGGTTATAAGAGCCTTTTTCTGTACCTGGAAGATGGTATACCTATTCGTACCATTGGCGACTTTAATCACAATGCACTGATCGAGATCAATATGGCGGCATTGCGCAATATTGAAGTAGTGAGAGGCCCTGCCTCTTCCTTATATGGCAGTGAAGCGGTGGGTGGTGCAGTGAATTTTATCACTGCAGGGCCATCACTGAAACCCACTGCCAGGATACAGGCAGAGATCAGCGACAGGGGATATAAACGCACTGATTTCAGCGCATCCAGCACATTCAATAAAGTGGGTATCACCTTCGGCGGCTATTATGCAGATCAGCGCAATGGTTATATGGACCACAGCGATTTTCATAAACTGGCTTTTACATTCCGGGTAGATTACCAGCTCAATGAACGGACGAAATGGATCAATGCTGCTACATTGACCGACTATTATACCGACCAGGTAGGAGGATTGGACAGCGCTCATTTCTATGGCAAAGATTACCGCAATTTCCAGACCTTCTCTTATCGTAAGGTAAATGCATTCCGCTACAGAAGCACATTGGAACATAGCTGGAGCTCAACAGACAGGACTACGGTAACTGCATTCTTCCGTAACAACAGCATAGGACAGAATCCATTTTATGCTATTAAGAACAACATGCAGAATCCGCTGAAAGCTACCGGCGAGATCAATGACGACAGCTTTAACAGTTATGGATTGATCATACAACATAAGAAGCAATTTCCCTGGCAGCATGCATCTTTAATTGCAGGCGTAAGCGCAGACTATAGTCCTGCAGCGTATTACTCAGAATTTATAGATATTACCCGCGATGCTGCAGGTTATTATACAGGTTATACTAAAAGAGATTCTTTACTGACAGATTACAACGTAGGCCTGCTGAATACGGCCGCCTATGCGCAGTTCGATATGGAATTATTGCGTGGGGTAAAACTGGTAGCTGCGCTCCGTTACGACAGGATGGACTATGATTTTGATAACCACCTTACGCCTTCTGCATTCACAGGCGCTCCCGATGAACGGAACAACTTTAATGCACTGACACCAAAAGTAGGCCTGACATACGATTTTGGAAAGAACCGTGGCATGTATGCCAACTACAGCGTAGGTTTTGCACCGCCTAATATCTCTGAATTGTACAGAGGGGTGAAAGTACCCGTGCTGGAACCTGCTACATATCGCAATTATGAAGCAGGCGGCTGGTTTGGTTTTGCGAATGATAAGGGCTATGTGGATGTAGGTGTATACAATATGCAGGGTACAAATGAGATCATCAGTGTGAAACTCGATGATGGTTCTTATGAGAACCGTAACACTGGTCGTACCACACACAGAGGCATAGAATGGAATGTGCGTTATACGCCCATCCGTTCATTATGGATCCGTTGCAGCGGTCAATATGCAGAACACTTTTTCAACGATTATGTGGAAAAAGGTGTAAGCTATGATCATAACCAGATGAGTGGTGCACCAAAAGTCATCACCAATACGGAGATCACCTGGAAACCTGCTTTCCTGCGTGGCTTCCGCCTGGGAGGAGAGTGGCAACATGTAAGCCGTTACTATATGGATCCGCAGAATACACGCTACTACGGCGGTTATGACCTGCTGAACTTCCGTACAGGTTACAACTGGAAGCAATTCGAATGCTGGCTGAACTGTCGTAATGCGGCAGATGTGATATATGCTACAACAGCGGAGAAAACGGCTTACAGTACTACTTACAGACCAGGCCCGAAGCGTACATTCAACATAGGTGTTGCTTATACATTTAATGGTAAAAACTAA